The following coding sequences lie in one Populus nigra chromosome 15, ddPopNigr1.1, whole genome shotgun sequence genomic window:
- the LOC133674082 gene encoding probable receptor-like serine/threonine-protein kinase At5g57670 isoform X2 translates to MKYIRTNSLRRLFSLKRRSLEDIVYTDEEGKNNGNSKIVQEPQHSPRPSWKCFSFEEISDATNGFSPENLVGRGGYAEVYKGVLGDGEEIAIKRLTKACRDERKEKEFLTEIGTIGHVCHPNVLSLLGCCTDNGLYLIFHFSSRGSVASLLHDENLPVMDWKIRYKIAIGTARGLHYLHKGCQRRIIHRDIKSSNILLTADFEPLISDFGLAKWLPSQWTHHSIAPIEGTFGHLAPEYYMHGIVDEKTDVFAFGVFLLEIISGRKPVDGSHQSIHAKPILNQGEIEKLVDPRLGGTYDAIQQKRLGFAASLCIRASSTWRPTMSEVLEVMLEEEMDKERWKIPKEEEQEEFWGFEDLEHECDSSFSISPQDSISTRSTMTIID, encoded by the exons ATGAAGTACATAAGAACCAACAGCTTGAGAAGACTTTTCTCATTGAAAAGACGAAGTCTTGAGGATATAGTTTACACCGacgaagaaggaaaaaacaatggAAACTCCAAGATTGTTCAGGAACCGCAGCATTCTCCAAGACCCTCTTGGAAATGCTTTTCTTTTGAAGAAATATCTGATGCCACAAATGGCTTTAGCCCAG AGAATCTGGTGGGGAGAGGAGGCTATGCAGAGGTGTACAAAGGGGTGTTAGGTGATGGAGAGGAGATTGCAATAAAGAGGCTAACAAAAGCTTGTAGGGATGAGAGGAAAGAGAAGGAGTTCTTAACAGAGATTGGGACAATTGGTCATGTCTGTCATCCTAACGTCTTGTCCTTGTTGGGTTGTTGCACAGACAATGGGCTTTATCTCATCTTTCATTTCTCCTCCAGAGGCTCTGTTGCTTCCCTTCTTCATG ATGAGAATTTGCCAGTGATGGATTGGAAAATAAGGTACAAGATTGCCATTGGGACTGCTAGAGGCCTCCATTACTTGCATAAGGGGTGCCAAAGAAGGATAATTCACCGTGACATTAAATCTTCAAATATTCTCCTGACAGCAGATTTTGAGCCATTG ATATCTGATTTTGGATTAGCAAAATGGCTCCCATCTCAATGGACTCACCATTCAATCGCTCCGATTGAAGGAACATTTGG GCACTTAGCGCCCGAGTACTATATGCATGGAATAGTGGATGAGAAAACAGATGTGTTTGCGTTTGGAGTCTTTTTGCTGGAGATCATTTCTGGCAGGAAACCTGTTGATGGTTCTCACCAAAGCATACAT GCTAAACCAATATTGAACCAAGGAGAGATTGAAAAGCTGGTGGATCCAAGGCTTGGAGGGACGTATGATGCTATACAGCAGAAAAGACTTGGCTTTGCTGCATCCCTTTGCATACGGGCATCTTCAACATGGCGCCCTACAATGAGTGAG GTATTGGAAGTAATGCTAGAAGAGGAGATGGATAAGGAAAGGTGGAAGATACCCAAGGAAGAAGAGCAAGAAGAGTTCTGGGGCTTTGAAGATCTAGAACATGAGTGTGACAGTTCCTTCTCAATTTCTCCACAAGATTCAATCTCTACAAGAAGCACTATGACCATTATCGATTAG
- the LOC133674082 gene encoding probable receptor-like serine/threonine-protein kinase At5g57670 isoform X1, whose product MKYIRTNSLRRLFSLKRRSLEDIVYTDEEGKNNGNSKIVQEPQHSPRPSWKCFSFEEISDATNGFSPENLVGRGGYAEVYKGVLGDGEEIAIKRLTKACRDERKEKEFLTEIGTIGHVCHPNVLSLLGCCTDNGLYLIFHFSSRGSVASLLHDENLPVMDWKIRYKIAIGTARGLHYLHKGCQRRIIHRDIKSSNILLTADFEPLISDFGLAKWLPSQWTHHSIAPIEGTFGHLAPEYYMHGIVDEKTDVFAFGVFLLEIISGRKPVDGSHQSIHVWAKPILNQGEIEKLVDPRLGGTYDAIQQKRLGFAASLCIRASSTWRPTMSEVLEVMLEEEMDKERWKIPKEEEQEEFWGFEDLEHECDSSFSISPQDSISTRSTMTIID is encoded by the exons ATGAAGTACATAAGAACCAACAGCTTGAGAAGACTTTTCTCATTGAAAAGACGAAGTCTTGAGGATATAGTTTACACCGacgaagaaggaaaaaacaatggAAACTCCAAGATTGTTCAGGAACCGCAGCATTCTCCAAGACCCTCTTGGAAATGCTTTTCTTTTGAAGAAATATCTGATGCCACAAATGGCTTTAGCCCAG AGAATCTGGTGGGGAGAGGAGGCTATGCAGAGGTGTACAAAGGGGTGTTAGGTGATGGAGAGGAGATTGCAATAAAGAGGCTAACAAAAGCTTGTAGGGATGAGAGGAAAGAGAAGGAGTTCTTAACAGAGATTGGGACAATTGGTCATGTCTGTCATCCTAACGTCTTGTCCTTGTTGGGTTGTTGCACAGACAATGGGCTTTATCTCATCTTTCATTTCTCCTCCAGAGGCTCTGTTGCTTCCCTTCTTCATG ATGAGAATTTGCCAGTGATGGATTGGAAAATAAGGTACAAGATTGCCATTGGGACTGCTAGAGGCCTCCATTACTTGCATAAGGGGTGCCAAAGAAGGATAATTCACCGTGACATTAAATCTTCAAATATTCTCCTGACAGCAGATTTTGAGCCATTG ATATCTGATTTTGGATTAGCAAAATGGCTCCCATCTCAATGGACTCACCATTCAATCGCTCCGATTGAAGGAACATTTGG GCACTTAGCGCCCGAGTACTATATGCATGGAATAGTGGATGAGAAAACAGATGTGTTTGCGTTTGGAGTCTTTTTGCTGGAGATCATTTCTGGCAGGAAACCTGTTGATGGTTCTCACCAAAGCATACATGTATGG GCTAAACCAATATTGAACCAAGGAGAGATTGAAAAGCTGGTGGATCCAAGGCTTGGAGGGACGTATGATGCTATACAGCAGAAAAGACTTGGCTTTGCTGCATCCCTTTGCATACGGGCATCTTCAACATGGCGCCCTACAATGAGTGAG GTATTGGAAGTAATGCTAGAAGAGGAGATGGATAAGGAAAGGTGGAAGATACCCAAGGAAGAAGAGCAAGAAGAGTTCTGGGGCTTTGAAGATCTAGAACATGAGTGTGACAGTTCCTTCTCAATTTCTCCACAAGATTCAATCTCTACAAGAAGCACTATGACCATTATCGATTAG